AATTTTCAATCCTCTCTTAAAATCATAATCTATTTCTTAATTGTTTTACGAGAATAACACCAACTATTCCAGGGATGATTTGCCCTATTGTTACACTTGTAGCTAACAAATAATAAGGTACTTTAAGTAATACTGATAGCCATATTGGTACAATTAATCCTGGAAATAAGATTATAGGTAATGAAATAAGCCAGTCATTTAGTTTATATTTCTTAATCTGGTAAACTGCAAAAGCCGTTAAAAGACCTACAGCTAACCCGCCAAGCATGTCTGGAAGACCGAAACCACCCAATAAAATATTGCTAAGCATGTTGCTTAAACCCATTGGCAATATCAAAAAAGGGAAAATTGCAGTTAATGCATATATTGAAGTCGCTATCCTTATCTGATATTGTCCAAAGGCAAAATTTTGAGTAAGATACATTATTACTAAGTACAATGCTATAACAACACCAGAAATAGTAATTTTTTGTGTAGGTGTGTACTGCTTTTTTAATTTTTTATCCTCCATTTAAAAACCCCCTAAAAAATTAATTAAAAAAATGGGCATCTGCCCCTAAACAAAATACGGTATAAAGTAGAATTTTAATAAATAAAAAAGAGCACAGCCTGTGCTCATACATACAAAAACTACCTTAAAATTTTTCCATAGTTTTGTTTATAGACAGGATGGTTTCGAACTGTCTTATTAAATTATAATTATTTTAACATATTGATGTATTTTATACAAGGTTCTATTATTTATATGCTAATTCACAGTTTAACTTTAAAATTATTGAAAATAGCATTTACGTAATAAATCGAGATTAATAAGCAGAAAATATAATAGTTATTTATTAAACGAGAATGTATAGCTTTAAATAAACATTAATTCGATATTTTGAAACTTTAATAAATAATTAAATAATGATATACTGGAGAAAATATATATCGGGGTGATTTTTATGTAAGAGTCGAGCAATTTAAACATGTTTTATGATTTATTATATTCGAAGTGATGATTTATAGAATGGCTAATTATAAGGAGGTGTGAAACCTGTTTATACAGGTTTATTACATTGAAGATTGATGATATATTTAGATTAACAGCTGATGACATATTTAATGAATTAAATACATCTATTAAAGGTCTTTCAAAGGATGAAGCAAATGCAAGGCTTCAGAAATATGGATATAATGAAATAAAGGAAGTTAAGAAATCATCACTGCTATCGCGATTTTTGGCAAATTTTACGCACCTATTAGCAATACTTCTCTGGATAGCCAGCATACTTTCTTTTATTGGTGGTATGCCACAGCTTGGTTGGGCAATAATACTGGTAATTATAGTAAATGCTTTATTTAGCTTTTGGCAAGAGTTTAAAGCAGAACAGGCTACAGAAAGTCTT
This portion of the Thermoanaerobacterium sp. RBIITD genome encodes:
- a CDS encoding QueT transporter family protein, which produces MEDKKLKKQYTPTQKITISGVVIALYLVIMYLTQNFAFGQYQIRIATSIYALTAIFPFLILPMGLSNMLSNILLGGFGLPDMLGGLAVGLLTAFAVYQIKKYKLNDWLISLPIILFPGLIVPIWLSVLLKVPYYLLATSVTIGQIIPGIVGVILVKQLRNRL